One Dreissena polymorpha isolate Duluth1 chromosome 9, UMN_Dpol_1.0, whole genome shotgun sequence genomic window carries:
- the LOC127846366 gene encoding uncharacterized protein LOC127846366, with protein MENNANAPLVNRDDHSVDTYPTLDMPALFDSNASLADHQIANLSLEDQQLHIHLDANLDTAQQPPTVTAIQSGFMASPEPDHTHDDTVPRRFGVALDNTPVPATRNTRPGEWSNLDESSLKARHNSYQIQRNTTEDRPNGHPENLGQPAHMPNGQPGNLGQPVCRPYRQPGNLGQPAFRPNGQPGNLGQPACMPNGQPGNLGQPAYRPMGQPGNLGQPVCMPNGQPGNLGQPVWRPNGQPGNLGQPVFRPNGQPGNLGQPDYRPMGQPEILGQSSVLHRLESTVSVNQNPTGRSNSQPHGTSETQRDHSGAAVAGAATPLVFSHQHADGSLTPLEYSPSSNLSIQIGNHNHTVINENGLRPSS; from the exons atggagaACAATGCCAATGCCCCACTGGTGAATAGAGATGACCACTCAGTGGACACCTATCCTACGCTTGATATGCCAGCATTGTTTGATAGCAATGCCAGTCTCGCTGATCACCAGATTGCCAACCTCTCCTTAGAAGATCAACAGCTTCATATACACTTAGATGCCAATTTGGACACAGCCCAACAGCCTCCAACAGTTACTGCTATTCAGTCTGGATTCATGGCCTCTCCAGAACCTGACCACACACATGATGATACTGTTCCAAGAAG ATTCGGTGTTGCATTAGATAATACGCCTGTTCCAGCAACGAGAAATACAAGGCCAGGAGAATGGTCtaatttggatgaatcttctttGAAG GCGAGGCATAATTCTTACCAAATTCAACGGAACACTACAGAGGACAGGCCTAATGGACACCCTGAAAATCTAGGACAGCCAGCCCACATGCCTAATGGACAGCCTGGAAATCTAGGACAGCCAGTCTGCAGACCTTATAGACAGCCTGGAAATCTAGGACAGCCAGCCTTCAGGCCTAATGGACAGCCTGGAAATCTAGGACAGCCAGCCTGCATGCCTAATGGACAGCCTGGAAATCTAGGACAGCCAGCCTACAGGCCTATGGGACAGCCTGGAAATCTAGGACAGCCAGTCTGCATGCCTAATGGACAACCTGGAAATCTAGGACAGCCAGTCTGGAGGCCTAATGGACAGCCTGGAAATCTAGGACAGCCAGTCTTCAGGCCTAATGGACAGCCTGGAAATCTAGGACAGCCAGACTACAGGCCTATGGGACAGCCTGAAATTCTAGGACAGTCTTCTGTCCTGCATCGTCTTGAGAGCACTGTTTCTGTGAATCAAAACCCAACAGGCAGATCAAACTCTCAACCACATGGG ACATCAGAAACTCAAAGGGACCATTCTGGGGCTGCTGTTGCTGGAGCAGCAACACCATTGGTGTTCAGTCACCAACATG CTGACGGTAGCTTGACACCGCTTGAGTATAGTCCAAGCTCCAACTTAAGCATTCAGATTGGCAACCATAACCATACAGTTATCAACGAAAATGGCCTTCGACCCAGCAGCTAG